From a region of the Ammospiza nelsoni isolate bAmmNel1 chromosome 26, bAmmNel1.pri, whole genome shotgun sequence genome:
- the PLEKHH3 gene encoding pleckstrin homology domain-containing family H member 3 isoform X2: protein MPFPGGLWWLLCCRRGFTLLRRDYGEAEREADGEAEEEEEASFELRAHGDQGSLEVSLSQPTRSSSGSERSLLVAEEMRSLIVDKGPGPVEDEPDALVKGWLQREMRGCMKTPWIRPRKYWFVLTPDSLDYYSSNEKGARRLGSLVLTSLCSVLWPDKQLYKETGYWSVTVFGRKHCYRLYTEHLNEAVRWVCAVQKVIDSKAPVQTPTQLLMRDVEEHRDSPEVLEQIYRCNPILRYTSGPLYAPLLPFPYGSLDQSAPGPRSYITLRDEAVKLFNSLQQLESEWDPVPLMQGVLQTCLDLPPLVDEIYCQLVKQTTEPPAPGGQGDLHYWQLLTCMSCTFLPSPPVLRFLRFHLDRTENRFPASEMAKYACFIREALGKTKGRECVPSLEEILVLMQRQEMICTVHCPGAPACSVAISSHTTAEEVAQELVSRLGLSQSPNLFALYEQSRRREQPVGSATLLADVLTSLAGEDREQDPPCRLCFKHYGFLDTDNVPRDSLEFALLFEQAHEMVLRGYVPTSEETLQTLAALRLQSLNSDFSTHAPFPRLEELFPPHVLHARLPPLPHRPPKCRGARLRAGLLAGGLWGQALAKQRAERDQRLRGRLREEGASTMAAIVEKWKLLQGMGRPEAMAAYVALVREWPGFGSTLFDVDLQASPVGAGPQRLWLGIGAKAVSLYKPGEPEPLDSFCYGRISSFGASDSGTFRLSVEDRDLLFETSQVDEIAQLLKTYLASAGAQRLPRPQEPPTSAPTVEPTVLPQGLCPGPGPWAPVGSSHS from the exons ggATCCCTGGAGGTGAGCCTGAGCCAGCCCACCCGCAGCAGCAGTGGCTCGGAGCG GTCCCTGCTCGTTGCGGAGGAGATGCGCAGCCTCATCGTGGACAAGGGCCCAGGGCCGGTGGAGGACGAGCCTGACGCTCTGGTGAAAG gctggctgcagcGGGAGATGCGGGGCTGCATGAAGACCCCCTGGATCCGCCCTCGGAAGTATTGGTTCGTGCTGACCCCCGACTCCCTGGACTACTACAGCAGCAACGAGAAGGGGGCCAGGCGCCTGGGCTCCCTGGTGCTCACCAGCCTCTGCTCCGTGCTCTGGCCAGACAAGCAGCTCTACAAGGAGACGG GCTACTGGAGCGTGACGGTGTTTGGCAGGAAACACTGCTACCGCCTGTACACCGAGCACCTCAACGAGGCCGTGCGCTGGGTGTGCGCCGTGCAGAAGGTCATTGACAGCAAAGCTCCTGTCCAAACACCCACCCAGCTGCTCATGCGTGATGTCGAG gagcacagagacAGCCCCGAGGTTCTGGAGCAGATCTATCGCTGCAACCCCATCCTGCGCTACACCAGTGGCCCCCTCTACGCCcccctgctgcccttcccctaCGGCAGCCTGGACCAAAGTG cccccgGCCCCCGCAGCTACATCACGCTGCGTGACGAGGCTGTGAAGCTCTTCAACtcgctgcagcagctggagtcAGAGTGGGACCCGGTGCCGCTGATGCAGGGTGTCCTGCAGACCTGCCTGGACCTGCCCCCGCTGGTGGATGAGATTTACTGCCAGCTGGTGAAGCAGACTACGGAGCCACCGGCGCCGGGCGGGCAGGGCGACCTGCACTActggcagctcctcacctgCATGAGCTGCACCTTCCTGCCCTCCCCGCCTGTCCTGCGCTTCCTGCGCTTCCACCTGGACAG GACAGAGAACCGTTTCCCCGCCTCGGAGATGGCCAAGTACGCCTGTTTCATCCGAGAGGCGCTGGGAAAGACGAAGGGGAGGGAGTGTGTGCCCTCTCTGGAGGAGATCCTGGTGCTGATGCAGCGGCAGGAGATGATCTGCACGGTGCACTGCCCTGGGGCGCCTGCCTGCAGTGTGGCCATCAGTTCCCACACCACAGCCGAGGAG GTGGCCCAGGAACTTGTGTCACGCCTGGGGCTGTCCCAGAGCCCCAACCTCTTTGCGCTCTACGAGCAGTCCCGGCGACGGGAGCAGCCAGTGGGCAGTGCCACGCTGCTGGCTGATGTCCTCACCAG cctggctggagaGGACCGGGAGCAGGACCCACCGTGCCGGCTCTGCTTCAAGCACTACGGCTTCCTGGACACGGACAACGTGCCACGAGACAGCCTGGAGTTTGCCCTCCTCTTTGAGCAG gCGCACGAGATGGTGCTGCGGGGCTACGTGCCCACGTCGGAGGAGACGCTGCAGACGCTGGCGGCCCTACGCCTGCAGAGCCTCAACAGCGACTTCTCCACCCACGCGCCCTTCCCGCGCCTCGAGGAGCTCTTCCCTCCCCACGTGCTGCACGCCCGCCTGCCGCCCCTGCCCCACCGCCCCCCCAAGTGCCGCGGGGCCCGGCTGCGCGCGGGGCTGCTGGCCGGGGGGCTCTGGGGCCAGGCCCTGGCCAAGCAGCGGGCGGAGCGGGACCAGCGACTGCGGGGCCGGCTGCGGGAGGAGGGGGCCAGCACCATGGCTGCCATCGTGGAGAAGtggaagctgctgcagggcatgGGTCGGCCCGAGGCCATGGCCGCCTACGTGGCTTTGGTGCGGGAGTGGCCTGGCTTTGGCTCCACGCTCTTCGATGTGGACCTGCAGGCG AGCCCAGTGGGGGCCGGGCCCCAGCGCCTGTGGCTGGGCATCGGGGCCAAGGCTGTCTCGCTGTACAAGCCGGGAGAGCCCGAGCCCTTGGACAGCTTCTGCTACGGCCGCATCTCCTCCTTTGGTGCCTCTGACAGCGGCACCTTCCGCCTGTCTGTGGAGGACCGAGACCTGCTCTTTGAGACCTCCCAG GTGGATGAGATCGCCCAGCTCCTCAAGACGTACCTTGCCTCTGCGGGTGCCCAGCGGCTGCCCCGGCCCCAGGAGCCTCCCACCAGTGCCCCCACTGTGGAGCCCactgtgctgccccaggggctCTGCCCTGGTCCGGGGCCCTGGGCACCAGTGGGTTCCTCCCACAGctag
- the PLEKHH3 gene encoding pleckstrin homology domain-containing family H member 3 isoform X1, with protein MPFPGGLWWLLCCRRGFTLLRRDYGEAEREADGEAEEEEEASFELRAHGDQGSLEVSLSQPTRSSSGSERSLLVAEEMRSLIVDKGPGPVEDEPDALVKGWLQREMRGCMKTPWIRPRKYWFVLTPDSLDYYSSNEKGARRLGSLVLTSLCSVLWPDKQLYKETGYWSVTVFGRKHCYRLYTEHLNEAVRWVCAVQKVIDSKAPVQTPTQLLMRDVEEHRDSPEVLEQIYRCNPILRYTSGPLYAPLLPFPYGSLDQSAPGPRSYITLRDEAVKLFNSLQQLESEWDPVPLMQGVLQTCLDLPPLVDEIYCQLVKQTTEPPAPGGQGDLHYWQLLTCMSCTFLPSPPVLRFLRFHLDRTENRFPASEMAKYACFIREALGKTKGRECVPSLEEILVLMQRQEMICTVHCPGAPACSVAISSHTTAEEVAQELVSRLGLSQSPNLFALYEQSRRREQPVGSATLLADVLTRFENLAGEDREQDPPCRLCFKHYGFLDTDNVPRDSLEFALLFEQAHEMVLRGYVPTSEETLQTLAALRLQSLNSDFSTHAPFPRLEELFPPHVLHARLPPLPHRPPKCRGARLRAGLLAGGLWGQALAKQRAERDQRLRGRLREEGASTMAAIVEKWKLLQGMGRPEAMAAYVALVREWPGFGSTLFDVDLQASPVGAGPQRLWLGIGAKAVSLYKPGEPEPLDSFCYGRISSFGASDSGTFRLSVEDRDLLFETSQVDEIAQLLKTYLASAGAQRLPRPQEPPTSAPTVEPTVLPQGLCPGPGPWAPVGSSHS; from the exons ggATCCCTGGAGGTGAGCCTGAGCCAGCCCACCCGCAGCAGCAGTGGCTCGGAGCG GTCCCTGCTCGTTGCGGAGGAGATGCGCAGCCTCATCGTGGACAAGGGCCCAGGGCCGGTGGAGGACGAGCCTGACGCTCTGGTGAAAG gctggctgcagcGGGAGATGCGGGGCTGCATGAAGACCCCCTGGATCCGCCCTCGGAAGTATTGGTTCGTGCTGACCCCCGACTCCCTGGACTACTACAGCAGCAACGAGAAGGGGGCCAGGCGCCTGGGCTCCCTGGTGCTCACCAGCCTCTGCTCCGTGCTCTGGCCAGACAAGCAGCTCTACAAGGAGACGG GCTACTGGAGCGTGACGGTGTTTGGCAGGAAACACTGCTACCGCCTGTACACCGAGCACCTCAACGAGGCCGTGCGCTGGGTGTGCGCCGTGCAGAAGGTCATTGACAGCAAAGCTCCTGTCCAAACACCCACCCAGCTGCTCATGCGTGATGTCGAG gagcacagagacAGCCCCGAGGTTCTGGAGCAGATCTATCGCTGCAACCCCATCCTGCGCTACACCAGTGGCCCCCTCTACGCCcccctgctgcccttcccctaCGGCAGCCTGGACCAAAGTG cccccgGCCCCCGCAGCTACATCACGCTGCGTGACGAGGCTGTGAAGCTCTTCAACtcgctgcagcagctggagtcAGAGTGGGACCCGGTGCCGCTGATGCAGGGTGTCCTGCAGACCTGCCTGGACCTGCCCCCGCTGGTGGATGAGATTTACTGCCAGCTGGTGAAGCAGACTACGGAGCCACCGGCGCCGGGCGGGCAGGGCGACCTGCACTActggcagctcctcacctgCATGAGCTGCACCTTCCTGCCCTCCCCGCCTGTCCTGCGCTTCCTGCGCTTCCACCTGGACAG GACAGAGAACCGTTTCCCCGCCTCGGAGATGGCCAAGTACGCCTGTTTCATCCGAGAGGCGCTGGGAAAGACGAAGGGGAGGGAGTGTGTGCCCTCTCTGGAGGAGATCCTGGTGCTGATGCAGCGGCAGGAGATGATCTGCACGGTGCACTGCCCTGGGGCGCCTGCCTGCAGTGTGGCCATCAGTTCCCACACCACAGCCGAGGAG GTGGCCCAGGAACTTGTGTCACGCCTGGGGCTGTCCCAGAGCCCCAACCTCTTTGCGCTCTACGAGCAGTCCCGGCGACGGGAGCAGCCAGTGGGCAGTGCCACGCTGCTGGCTGATGTCCTCACCAGGTTTGAAAA cctggctggagaGGACCGGGAGCAGGACCCACCGTGCCGGCTCTGCTTCAAGCACTACGGCTTCCTGGACACGGACAACGTGCCACGAGACAGCCTGGAGTTTGCCCTCCTCTTTGAGCAG gCGCACGAGATGGTGCTGCGGGGCTACGTGCCCACGTCGGAGGAGACGCTGCAGACGCTGGCGGCCCTACGCCTGCAGAGCCTCAACAGCGACTTCTCCACCCACGCGCCCTTCCCGCGCCTCGAGGAGCTCTTCCCTCCCCACGTGCTGCACGCCCGCCTGCCGCCCCTGCCCCACCGCCCCCCCAAGTGCCGCGGGGCCCGGCTGCGCGCGGGGCTGCTGGCCGGGGGGCTCTGGGGCCAGGCCCTGGCCAAGCAGCGGGCGGAGCGGGACCAGCGACTGCGGGGCCGGCTGCGGGAGGAGGGGGCCAGCACCATGGCTGCCATCGTGGAGAAGtggaagctgctgcagggcatgGGTCGGCCCGAGGCCATGGCCGCCTACGTGGCTTTGGTGCGGGAGTGGCCTGGCTTTGGCTCCACGCTCTTCGATGTGGACCTGCAGGCG AGCCCAGTGGGGGCCGGGCCCCAGCGCCTGTGGCTGGGCATCGGGGCCAAGGCTGTCTCGCTGTACAAGCCGGGAGAGCCCGAGCCCTTGGACAGCTTCTGCTACGGCCGCATCTCCTCCTTTGGTGCCTCTGACAGCGGCACCTTCCGCCTGTCTGTGGAGGACCGAGACCTGCTCTTTGAGACCTCCCAG GTGGATGAGATCGCCCAGCTCCTCAAGACGTACCTTGCCTCTGCGGGTGCCCAGCGGCTGCCCCGGCCCCAGGAGCCTCCCACCAGTGCCCCCACTGTGGAGCCCactgtgctgccccaggggctCTGCCCTGGTCCGGGGCCCTGGGCACCAGTGGGTTCCTCCCACAGctag